The DNA window TAGTATAGTGTAGGCATTTCATAATGGCATAGTCTGCTGTCCATGCTCCGACTCCTCGAATCTTCATCAATGACTTGTGTATGTCTTGATAGTCTTTTTGCTGAAGGAGTAATTCTTTAGATAGTTCACCATTTGCCATAGCATTAGCCATATTAATGATATATTCAGCTTTCCTTGTAGTGAATTGTAGCTCTCTTAGATCATCTACTTGTAATGAAGCTACTTTCTTAGGTGTAGGGAATAGCCAATACGTCTCACCTTCAAACAATTGACTTTCTCCAAACTGTTCGGAGAAGCGTTTCTTTAACGTGTAGGCAAAAGTTAAGTTAATTTGCTGCCCGATGATCGCCCATACGAGAGCTTCAAATAAGTCTGGAATCCCTATAATCCGTAAGCCATAGTATTTGTGGGAAAGAGGCTTTAAAATGCTATCTTGATTAGCCATCAGATAGAATTCTTTAAGGTCTTGATCTAAATCAAACCATTCCCATACATACTCAGCTATTTCTTTGCGGCATTGATTAGAAGGTATGTGTATAGGAAATTCAATTGTTATGGAAGGATTATTGTGATTGTTATTATAATCTATTTTACATAGGATCAATGTTTCTCTGACCTTCAGTAGCTTATATATTGTATCCTCTTTTATTTGATATATAATTTCAAGAGGGGACCTGTTTAAGAAAGTAAGACACTCTTCAAAATTAAATTCCTTAGGCGGATAAAGCTCCACGTAGGACTCATGATCAATCCAGTTCATTTACGAGTTCCTTTCGGTATTCACTTGGTGAACAGTTTTTCAAGCTGCGGAACACTTTATAGAAATTAGAGGGACTTTGGAAGCCTACCTCATAGCAGATCTCAAGGTTCGTTAGGTTTGTGTTTTTTAGAAGGTGGGTTGCTTTATCAATGCGTATTTTCTCTAAATAGGTTCGTGGTGTTTCAGCGGTCTCTTGTTTGAATAAGCGCTCCAAATAAAAGGGACTTAAACCAGCTTGATCGGCAGGATGGGCGACAGTATATTTTCGTTGTTTTTACTGCTGTGAAAAATAGCCCGTCATATTTGCGATCACAGGTCATGATTCTCTCCCACATCTCTTCAAATGACAGGTTGATATTCGTTGTCACCATGTCCTCACGATCCTTTCTACACTAGCCCTTAATTTGCATACAAATGGGACGTATCCATTTCTTCTATTAATTGAGCAGCACTTTTTTCTAAATAAACAATGACTTTATCAAATAGAGCGTTGCCAAAGCTAAAACGTTGCACGTCTAGTTCCTTAAGCTTATTACAATTCGTTAGTCCAGGTAAAGATAATACATCTTGTTCATTGTGCTTTCTCCTCATGTATCCTTATTGAAGCCATTGTAACAAGGAATTGACCTCCATTTCGTCCTCAATTTTGCCCTTATGGTCTGCATGGTACTACCTAAAATTATTCATTTTTTTAAAAATAGATAGTCATAATTTCTACATTCAAGTCGTTTATAGGATGGATGAAAAAAAGAGAGGAGTTTAGAAAATTTGAAGAAGGTACTGTCTTTTTTAATTTTACTTAGTATGGTCATGACCTTGTTTTCAAGTCAGTTAGTTGTAGCTCATTTAAATGTATTTACATCACCGCCACCTGACGGTGAGCCACCCCATGCATATATTTCATTTGGTCCAGGCTATGAATACTTATTCTCTGGGGGCTCGAGTATAACAAATCTTAATGAGTGGAAAGGTTAGGATTTCTGGATTTAGTACTGCTACTCAACGTGTAGATGCTATTGGGATACAATTAACTTTACAACAATGGACAGGCTCTACCTGGATCGATGTTTATCGCAGTCGAAACACTTCTAGTAGTTCCTCAAGCAATACATATGAGGACTATGAAGTAGAGGTGTCAAAAGGTTATTATTATAGATCAATATCGTACCATTGGATTGAACAAGGAAGAATTAGAGAGGAAGGTACTTTAACTACGGGGTCTATTTTTATTCCAAATAATTAATAAAAAGTAGCAGGACTATCCTGCTACTTTTCTAATATAATGATTCAGCAATTGATAGTATTTCTGACTCTGAAAGAAGACCAAAAAGAGAAAATTTTATTTGATCATCCGTTAGCCAGTCAATTTGGACAAAGTTATTATCGTAAACTATCATAACTGCTTTATTTTCATTTATTTGTAAATCGTGAATTGTTGCATTTTCATAAAAACGAGCAGTCTCTGGTGTTGAGTTTTCACTAAGCATCCGTTGGCTCAATTGAATAATTCTTCCATCATCATTTACATATTCTATGAAGGCAGTTCTATACTCTCCATCTGTATCTTGATAAATCCGGACAAGATCAAGGCTGTATTCATCTGGTATATAAGTAGGTACAACCAAATTGAAAGATAACATTTGCTGTGCTTTTTCTAAGCTAGTATCTTCCGACCTCAATCCATCTGTTGGAGTAGACTCTATATTTGGTGGTGGAGGTAGTGTTTTTGCTCCGATATTTTCAATATTCTGCTGTTCTTCATCAAAGAAGATATCTATAATATTTTCTTGTACTTTTTTTACAAGACCTTGGAATTGAGAGTAGGCTGTGGGCAAGTCAGCGGTCAGAGCAAAGCTTATTAGCAGTGACATACATGCAATAGCCGTAATAATTTTAATTCGTTTTATCCTGCGGTTACGTTTTTTTATTTTA is part of the Bacillus horti genome and encodes:
- a CDS encoding DNA-3-methyladenine glycosylase family protein — protein: MNWIDHESYVELYPPKEFNFEECLTFLNRSPLEIIYQIKEDTIYKLLKVRETLILCKIDYNNNHNNPSITIEFPIHIPSNQCRKEIAEYVWEWFDLDQDLKEFYLMANQDSILKPLSHKYYGLRIIGIPDLFEALVWAIIGQQINLTFAYTLKKRFSEQFGESQLFEGETYWLFPTPKKVASLQVDDLRELQFTTRKAEYIINMANAMANGELSKELLLQQKDYQDIHKSLMKIRGVGAWTADYAIMKCLHYTNAFPIADVGLHNALKNLLKLDRKPTIEEIEEYAIHWEGWQAYATFYLWRSLYDNNL
- a CDS encoding DUF4367 domain-containing protein — its product is MSDEFKHNDEELKSWLNSVHKDVDIPDNQKPWPNVKERLDKIKKRNRRIKRIKIITAIACMSLLISFALTADLPTAYSQFQGLVKKVQENIIDIFFDEEQQNIENIGAKTLPPPPNIESTPTDGLRSEDTSLEKAQQMLSFNLVVPTYIPDEYSLDLVRIYQDTDGEYRTAFIEYVNDDGRIIQLSQRMLSENSTPETARFYENATIHDLQINENKAVMIVYDNNFVQIDWLTDDQIKFSLFGLLSESEILSIAESLY